One Astyanax mexicanus isolate ESR-SI-001 chromosome 3, AstMex3_surface, whole genome shotgun sequence genomic region harbors:
- the rp9 gene encoding retinitis pigmentosa 9 protein, whose protein sequence is MSDRKRRREHSEEKRDKKKHRDSKHEEKKFKKQTAKLSQEVQALKHLETFYENPPPGLIKEEEYRPEDCIPDAPGNEDARDFLAHAPTKGLWMPLGKEVKVMQCWRCKRYGHRTGDKECPFFIKGNQKLEQFRVAHEDPMYDIIRENKRNEKETRIQQLRQLLQDTTSDSDSKSSSSSSSSSRHTHKKKKKKEKKKKEKVKEKKKKKHKKKKKHTSKSSDDGSD, encoded by the exons ATGTCGGACAGGAAGCGGCGCAGAGAGCACAGCGAGGAGAAACGCGACAAAAAGAAGCACAGAGACTCTAAACACGAGGAGAAGAAATTCAAGAAGCAGACCGCTAAACTCAGCCAGGAGGTGCAGGCGCTAAAACACCTTGAGACTTT CTATGAGAACCCTCCTCCTGGACTTATAAAG GAAGAAGAATACAGACCTGAAGACTGTATACCTGATGCTCCTGGTAATGAGGATGCCAGGGATTTCTTGGCCCATGCACCAACCAAAGGACTGTGGATGCCTCTCGGAAAAGAGGTGAAAGTAATGCAGT GTTGGAGATGCAAGCGGTATGGCCACAGGACTGGTGACAAAGAATGCCCCTTTTTTATCAAAGGGAACCAGAAACTGGAGCAGTTTAGAGTG GCACATGAGGACCCAATGTATGACATCATTAGGGAAAACAAACGAAATGAAAAAGAGACCAG GATCCAACAGCTGAGACAGCTCTTGCAGGACACCACGTCTGATTCAGACTCTAaatccagctcctcctcctcctcctcctctcgccACAcccacaagaagaagaagaaaaaggaaaagaaaaagaaggagaaagtgaaagaaaaaaagaagaagaagcacaagaagaagaagaaacacacGTCCAAGAGTAGTGATGATGGCTCAGACTGA